Proteins encoded within one genomic window of Bradyrhizobium sp. CB1717:
- the pcaG gene encoding protocatechuate 3,4-dioxygenase subunit alpha — protein sequence MPQPLNYLKETASQTAGPYVHIGLIPAMAGFDIFEKNFSNVLVMPNTKGERITLEGRVLDGAGSPLRDVLLEIWQANAAGCYNHPADRSAGALEEEFRGWGRAGSDFDSGLVTFETIKPGAITDKTGRKCAPHVNVWIVARGINIGLNTRLYFSDEEAANAADPVLNLIEQPMRRKTLIATRSERAGKVVYSFTINLQGPEETVFFDV from the coding sequence ATGCCGCAGCCGCTCAACTATCTCAAGGAAACCGCCTCGCAGACCGCCGGGCCCTACGTCCATATCGGCCTGATCCCCGCGATGGCCGGCTTCGACATCTTCGAGAAGAACTTTTCCAACGTGCTGGTGATGCCGAACACCAAGGGCGAACGCATCACGCTGGAAGGCAGGGTGCTCGACGGCGCAGGTTCGCCGCTCCGGGACGTGCTGCTGGAAATCTGGCAGGCCAATGCTGCCGGCTGCTACAACCATCCGGCGGATCGCTCGGCCGGCGCGCTGGAGGAGGAGTTTCGCGGCTGGGGCCGCGCCGGTTCCGACTTCGACAGCGGCCTCGTCACCTTCGAGACCATCAAGCCCGGCGCGATCACCGACAAGACGGGACGCAAATGCGCGCCACACGTCAATGTCTGGATCGTCGCGCGCGGCATCAATATCGGTCTCAACACGCGGCTCTATTTCTCGGACGAAGAGGCCGCCAATGCCGCCGATCCCGTGCTCAACCTGATCGAGCAGCCGATGCGCCGCAAGACGTTGATCGCAACGCGCAGCGAGCGCGCCGGCAAGGTCGTGTATTCCTTCACGATCAATTTGCAGGGGCCGGAGGAGACGGTGTTCTTCGACGTGTGA
- a CDS encoding NYN domain-containing protein, with protein sequence MSSIGKIALFIDGANLYATSKALGFDIDYRRLLGEFQSRGTLLRAFYYTTVIEDQEFSSIRPLIDWLDYNGYTVVTKLTKEFVDANTGRRKVKGSMDVDLAVSAMELAEHVDQIVLFSGDGDFRSLVESLQRRGVRVTVVSTLSTQPPMIADDLRRQADVFIDLAELKQKVGRDPVDRPASREVRQPPQFLARGTIKRDDRVE encoded by the coding sequence ATGTCTTCAATTGGGAAGATCGCACTCTTTATCGATGGCGCCAATCTCTATGCCACCTCCAAGGCGCTCGGCTTCGACATCGATTACAGGCGTCTGCTCGGCGAATTCCAAAGCCGAGGCACGCTGTTGCGCGCCTTCTACTACACGACCGTCATCGAGGATCAGGAGTTCTCGTCAATTCGTCCGTTGATCGATTGGCTCGACTATAACGGATACACTGTCGTCACCAAGCTCACCAAGGAGTTCGTCGACGCAAACACCGGCCGCCGCAAGGTGAAGGGCAGCATGGATGTCGATCTCGCCGTGAGTGCGATGGAGCTTGCCGAACATGTCGATCAGATCGTGTTGTTCTCGGGCGATGGGGATTTTCGTTCGCTGGTGGAATCCCTGCAACGCCGCGGCGTCCGCGTGACGGTCGTCTCCACGCTCTCTACTCAGCCCCCCATGATCGCCGACGACCTGCGCCGGCAGGCGGACGTCTTCATCGATTTGGCCGAGCTGAAACAAAAGGTGGGGCGCGATCCGGTCGACCGCCCGGCATCGCGCGAGGTGCGGCAGCCACCGCAATTCCTCGCGCGCGGAACGATCAAACGCGACGACCGGGTCGAGTGA
- a CDS encoding helix-turn-helix domain-containing protein, protein MEGFVIVLYYSNMRSAAPAPAIRVYNLFGESGDLPDVVHCETIASRSVLHDWTLAVHRHARLHQVLLIERGGGEATLDGRVVPLKPMQIVNVPVGHVHGFRFEPDTQGWVLTIAAEILDEALLAAEGLRGPLSRSAVVRGTPQIRTTMKQIFAEHAARDFGRAHVLRALSAAMIGLVARAITSESGGNGTAESGLFRRFEALLEQHHLERWSVADYAGALSITPTHLNRITRAATGDTASHLILNRLIREARRNLVYTNLPVSTIAYALGFEDPAYFSRVYAAATGLSPRAFRAQLHDGEA, encoded by the coding sequence ATGGAGGGTTTCGTCATTGTCTTGTACTATTCGAACATGCGAAGCGCGGCCCCCGCCCCGGCGATCCGGGTCTACAATCTGTTCGGCGAATCCGGCGATCTGCCCGACGTCGTGCATTGCGAGACGATTGCGTCTCGCTCGGTGCTGCATGACTGGACCCTGGCCGTGCACCGTCATGCCCGGCTGCACCAGGTGCTGCTGATCGAGCGCGGCGGCGGCGAGGCGACGCTCGACGGGCGGGTGGTGCCCTTGAAGCCGATGCAGATCGTCAACGTGCCGGTCGGACACGTCCACGGCTTCCGCTTCGAGCCGGATACCCAAGGCTGGGTCTTGACCATCGCCGCCGAGATCCTGGACGAGGCGCTGCTCGCCGCCGAAGGCCTGCGTGGACCCTTGTCGCGATCTGCCGTGGTACGCGGTACGCCACAGATCCGCACCACCATGAAGCAGATTTTTGCCGAGCACGCCGCGCGGGATTTCGGCCGCGCCCATGTGCTGCGCGCGCTATCGGCGGCCATGATCGGACTGGTGGCCCGCGCGATCACCAGTGAGAGCGGCGGCAATGGCACTGCGGAAAGCGGCCTGTTCCGGCGTTTCGAGGCGTTGCTGGAGCAGCATCATCTGGAACGCTGGAGCGTTGCGGACTACGCAGGCGCACTGTCGATCACGCCCACCCATCTCAACCGGATCACCCGGGCGGCAACGGGCGATACCGCCTCGCACCTGATCCTCAACCGGCTGATCCGCGAGGCGCGGCGCAACCTCGTCTACACCAACCTGCCGGTCTCGACGATCGCCTACGCGCTCGGCTTCGAGGATCCCGCCTATTTCAGCCGGGTCTATGCGGCCGCCACGGGATTGTCGCCGCGCGCCTTTCGCGCGCAGCTTCACGACGGCGAAGCCTGA
- the pobA gene encoding 4-hydroxybenzoate 3-monooxygenase yields the protein MKVQVCIVGGGPSGLLLSQLLHLKGINTIVLEKYSRDHVLARIRAGVLEHGFAKLMREAQCGERMDREGEIHNGFEIAHDGALSHIDLHKHSGGNSVLVYGQTELTRDLYEARDRFGGKVVHNAEDVTPHELTSDRPYVTYRANGETIRVDCDYVVGADGFHGVSRKSIPKDVLREYEKVYPFGWLGVLSRTKPVSPELIYVKHERGFALCSLRSQVLSRYYIQVPLTDKVEDWSDDAFWTELKRRLPDDVAGRLITGPSIEKSIAPLRSFVAEPMSYGRLFLAGDAAHIVPPTGARGLNSAASDIYYLYHAMLAHYQRGDDSGLKGYSAKALARIWKAQRFSWWMTMMLHRFPDRIEYEDRLQQTELDYLLSSETAQRLLAENYVGLPF from the coding sequence ATGAAAGTTCAGGTCTGTATCGTCGGCGGTGGGCCGTCCGGGCTGCTGCTGTCCCAGCTCCTGCATCTCAAGGGCATCAACACGATCGTGCTGGAGAAATACAGCCGCGATCATGTGCTCGCCCGCATCCGCGCCGGCGTGCTCGAGCACGGTTTTGCAAAGCTGATGCGCGAGGCGCAATGCGGCGAGCGGATGGACCGCGAGGGCGAGATCCACAACGGATTCGAGATTGCCCATGACGGGGCGCTGTCCCATATCGACCTGCACAAGCATTCCGGCGGCAATTCGGTGTTGGTCTACGGCCAGACCGAGCTCACGCGCGATCTCTACGAGGCGCGCGACCGCTTTGGCGGCAAGGTCGTGCACAATGCCGAGGATGTGACGCCGCACGAGCTGACCTCGGACCGGCCCTACGTGACCTACCGCGCGAATGGCGAGACCATCCGCGTCGATTGCGACTACGTCGTCGGCGCCGACGGCTTTCACGGCGTCAGCCGCAAATCGATCCCGAAGGACGTGCTGCGCGAATACGAGAAGGTCTATCCGTTCGGCTGGCTCGGGGTGCTGTCGCGCACGAAGCCGGTGTCGCCCGAACTGATCTATGTGAAGCACGAGCGCGGCTTTGCGCTCTGCTCGCTGCGTTCGCAGGTGCTCAGCCGCTACTACATCCAGGTGCCGCTGACCGACAAGGTGGAGGACTGGAGCGACGATGCTTTCTGGACCGAGCTGAAGCGCCGCCTGCCGGACGACGTCGCAGGCCGCCTGATCACGGGGCCGTCGATCGAGAAGAGCATCGCACCATTGCGCAGCTTCGTCGCCGAACCGATGAGCTATGGCCGCCTGTTCCTCGCCGGCGATGCCGCCCACATCGTGCCGCCCACCGGCGCGCGCGGACTGAACAGCGCCGCCTCCGACATCTATTATCTCTATCACGCCATGCTCGCGCACTATCAGCGCGGTGACGATTCCGGCCTCAAAGGCTACTCCGCCAAGGCACTGGCGCGGATCTGGAAGGCGCAGCGCTTCTCCTGGTGGATGACGATGATGCTGCATCGTTTCCCCGACCGGATCGAATATGAGGATCGGCTGCAACAGACCGAGCTGGACTATCTGCTCTCGTCGGAGACGGCGCAGCGTCTGCTTGCGGAGAATTATGTGGGTCTGCCGTTTTAG
- a CDS encoding adenylate/guanylate cyclase domain-containing protein: MRRIGRRDIVAAILIALLAGAVFTSPPLQTLQGFSLDILTALRGKLVPDRRDPATSPVVVVAIDGETYDTPPFKGSPTQTWTREIGRVLGSISEGGAKVIGFDVIFPSSIEQSEIPFGEAPLGTRMKGFDRDYLIALRQLSDSGKLVLGEILSNDHPDRPYRAQQLAVKNNIRALNVHTDTDDVIRRMPLSFSIDGKRVPAMAVELAARALDAKSEIAPSGETNLSGYAVPSAVPNTLTLNFRGLGRDVPAYSFADLRACADKGDRDFFHRAFDGKVVLLGTILNFEDRKLTSMRLSGGHDGSPAPRCALPSPTGTAQKARSDIAGVFVHAAVVRNLIEHDAVTELGFPARTILTIVLAAIIACAACMLAPGGALIAWLSVTAVYTAVAVGAFVHALALPLTEPALASLVALAMMIGYRFVLADRDERFLRKSFALYLAPEVIETMVASGKMPALGGEMRNVTMFFSDLSGFSSIAETMTPGELVTLMNEYLSAMTDIIEGHGGYVDKYIGDSIVAMFGAPADDPAHASNAIRAALKCHEKLAELNANNPAFAGHGLSHRIGLNSGEAVVGNIGSRRRFNYTVMSDTVNVASRLEGANKYYGTAIMASEATVAQTGDTFAWRELDAIRVMGRGEAIRVFEPLADRGAEKAAQTKVAAAYAEGLACWRAREFARAADAFGQMAESDPASALFAKRAKVLTQNPPPPDWTPVNTLEGK, translated from the coding sequence ATGCGGCGGATCGGCAGGCGGGACATCGTTGCGGCGATCCTGATCGCGCTCCTTGCGGGCGCGGTCTTCACGTCACCACCGCTTCAGACGCTGCAAGGTTTCTCCCTCGACATCCTCACCGCGCTGCGCGGCAAACTCGTCCCCGACCGCCGTGATCCCGCGACGTCGCCGGTCGTCGTGGTGGCGATCGACGGGGAGACCTACGACACGCCGCCCTTCAAGGGATCGCCGACGCAGACCTGGACGCGCGAGATCGGCCGGGTGCTCGGCAGCATCTCCGAGGGCGGCGCCAAGGTGATCGGCTTCGACGTCATCTTTCCGAGCTCGATCGAACAGTCCGAGATTCCCTTTGGCGAAGCGCCGCTCGGCACGCGCATGAAGGGCTTTGACCGGGACTACCTCATCGCGCTGCGGCAGCTCTCCGACAGCGGCAAGCTGGTGCTCGGCGAAATCCTGAGCAACGACCATCCGGACAGGCCCTACCGCGCGCAGCAGCTCGCGGTGAAGAACAATATTCGCGCTCTCAACGTCCATACCGACACCGACGACGTGATCCGGCGGATGCCCCTGAGCTTCTCCATCGACGGCAAGCGTGTTCCCGCGATGGCGGTCGAGCTCGCTGCCCGAGCGCTCGACGCCAAGTCCGAGATCGCGCCGTCGGGTGAGACGAACTTGTCCGGCTATGCCGTCCCGAGCGCAGTGCCCAACACGCTGACGCTCAACTTCCGCGGCCTCGGCCGCGACGTCCCGGCCTATTCATTCGCCGACCTGCGCGCCTGCGCCGACAAGGGCGACCGCGATTTCTTCCACCGCGCATTCGACGGCAAGGTCGTACTGCTCGGCACCATCCTGAATTTCGAGGACCGCAAGCTCACCTCGATGCGATTGTCCGGCGGACATGACGGCTCGCCGGCGCCACGATGCGCCCTGCCCTCCCCCACCGGCACCGCGCAGAAGGCCCGTAGCGACATCGCCGGCGTGTTCGTACATGCCGCTGTCGTTCGGAATCTGATCGAGCATGACGCCGTGACCGAGCTCGGCTTTCCGGCACGAACGATTCTCACGATTGTGCTTGCGGCGATCATCGCCTGTGCGGCCTGCATGCTCGCGCCTGGCGGCGCGCTGATCGCCTGGCTCTCCGTCACCGCCGTTTACACAGCCGTGGCCGTCGGCGCGTTCGTGCATGCGCTGGCGCTGCCCCTGACGGAGCCTGCGCTCGCAAGCCTCGTTGCCCTCGCGATGATGATCGGCTATCGCTTCGTCCTTGCCGATCGCGACGAGCGTTTCCTGCGCAAGAGTTTTGCGCTCTATCTCGCGCCCGAGGTGATCGAGACCATGGTCGCCTCCGGCAAGATGCCGGCGCTCGGCGGCGAGATGCGCAACGTCACCATGTTCTTCTCCGACCTCAGCGGCTTCTCCTCGATCGCAGAGACGATGACGCCGGGCGAGCTGGTGACGCTGATGAACGAATATCTCTCCGCCATGACCGACATCATCGAGGGCCATGGCGGCTACGTCGACAAATATATCGGCGATTCCATCGTCGCGATGTTCGGCGCGCCCGCGGATGATCCCGCCCACGCAAGCAACGCCATCCGCGCCGCGTTGAAATGCCACGAGAAGCTGGCAGAGCTCAACGCCAACAACCCCGCCTTCGCCGGTCACGGCCTGTCACACCGCATCGGCCTCAACAGCGGCGAAGCCGTGGTCGGCAATATCGGCTCCCGCCGCCGCTTCAACTACACCGTGATGAGCGACACCGTGAACGTCGCCTCGCGACTCGAAGGCGCCAACAAATATTACGGCACCGCGATCATGGCCTCGGAAGCGACGGTTGCGCAGACCGGCGACACCTTCGCCTGGCGCGAGCTGGATGCAATCAGGGTAATGGGCCGCGGCGAAGCGATCAGGGTGTTCGAGCCGCTGGCGGACAGGGGCGCCGAGAAGGCCGCGCAGACGAAGGTGGCGGCGGCCTATGCGGAGGGGCTGGCCTGCTGGCGGGCAAGGGAGTTTGCGAGGGCGGCTGATGCGTTCGGGCAGATGGCGGAGAGCGATCCGGCATCGGCGCTGTTTGCAAAACGCGCGAAAGTGCTAACGCAGAATCCGCCGCCGCCGGACTGGACACCGGTCAATACGCTGGAAGGGAAGTAG
- a CDS encoding HD domain-containing phosphohydrolase has product MLTQALLVDDSRSVLNFLKRHIEAEGLVEATTFLDPVDALVCARERVFDLVLVDYEMPHMDGISFIRTLRTLPGCADIPIAMITSRQTDDVKMEALQAGATDFLPKAPQSVEMTVRLRNLIQLGAAVRKLNDRAAHLASEVAAATRKLGEREEEIILRLALAVEYRDNDTGEHTLRVARYSRIIAEQLGLPVRLCRDIYLAAPLHDVGKVAIPDNILLKPGKLTDEEMAVIRTHARIGERILADSSCELIQLGAQIAAGHHERWDGAGYPNGLKTDEIPVAARVVAVADVFDALTTRRPYKEPMPLEVARNYLIENAGRQFDPACVEAFLSRWDEVVKIAAGQQATPFVKTEPTLAPIIESAAESRPVEERAPGAVPAI; this is encoded by the coding sequence ATGCTGACCCAAGCGCTTCTGGTTGACGACAGCCGCTCCGTCCTCAACTTCCTGAAACGACACATCGAGGCCGAAGGTCTGGTCGAGGCCACCACCTTCCTCGATCCCGTGGACGCGCTGGTCTGCGCGCGCGAGCGCGTCTTCGACCTCGTGCTGGTCGACTACGAGATGCCGCACATGGACGGCATCAGCTTCATCCGCACGCTCCGCACCCTTCCCGGCTGCGCCGACATCCCGATCGCGATGATCACGTCGCGCCAGACCGACGACGTGAAGATGGAAGCGCTGCAGGCTGGTGCAACCGATTTCCTGCCCAAGGCACCGCAGAGCGTCGAGATGACGGTGCGTCTGCGGAATTTGATTCAGCTTGGTGCAGCCGTACGCAAGCTCAACGATCGCGCCGCGCATCTGGCCAGTGAAGTCGCAGCCGCGACTCGAAAGCTCGGCGAGCGCGAGGAGGAGATCATCCTGCGGCTCGCGCTGGCGGTCGAATACCGCGACAACGACACCGGCGAGCACACGCTGCGGGTCGCCCGCTACAGCCGCATCATCGCCGAGCAGCTCGGCCTGCCGGTCCGGCTCTGCCGCGACATCTATCTGGCCGCCCCCCTGCACGACGTCGGCAAGGTCGCCATTCCCGACAACATCCTGCTCAAGCCCGGCAAGCTGACCGACGAGGAGATGGCGGTGATCCGGACCCACGCCAGGATCGGCGAACGGATCCTGGCGGACTCCAGCTGCGAGCTGATCCAGCTCGGCGCACAAATTGCCGCAGGCCATCACGAGCGCTGGGACGGCGCGGGCTATCCGAACGGCCTCAAGACGGACGAGATCCCGGTTGCCGCACGCGTGGTCGCGGTCGCCGATGTCTTCGACGCGCTGACGACGCGGCGGCCGTATAAGGAGCCGATGCCGCTCGAGGTGGCGCGCAATTACCTGATCGAAAACGCGGGACGGCAGTTCGACCCGGCCTGCGTCGAGGCCTTTCTGTCGCGCTGGGACGAGGTCGTGAAGATCGCCGCCGGACAGCAGGCGACACCGTTTGTGAAGACCGAGCCCACGCTCGCTCCTATTATAGAGAGCGCAGCGGAGAGCCGTCCGGTCGAGGAGCGCGCGCCCGGGGCGGTCCCGGCCATCTGA
- a CDS encoding STAS domain-containing protein, which produces MSSDVTEPKWSLRLPADCSIAAIRSVYDLIREAFGRQDRLEIDCSSVDKADVTSIQLLLSTAKTGEAQGRPVVLTSFSQSLRNTLRRAGFASDAMIDQQFPQKKDGT; this is translated from the coding sequence ATGTCGTCTGATGTCACTGAGCCGAAGTGGTCCCTACGGCTGCCTGCAGACTGCAGTATCGCTGCGATCCGCAGTGTCTATGACCTGATCCGCGAGGCTTTCGGCCGGCAGGACCGGCTCGAGATCGACTGCTCCAGCGTCGACAAGGCCGACGTGACCTCGATCCAGCTTCTGCTGTCGACCGCCAAGACGGGCGAGGCCCAGGGCCGCCCGGTGGTGCTCACCTCATTCTCCCAGTCTCTGCGCAACACCCTTCGCCGCGCCGGCTTCGCCAGCGATGCGATGATCGATCAGCAGTTCCCGCAAAAGAAAGATGGCACTTAA
- a CDS encoding response regulator encodes MATILTVDDSPSIRQMIKVVLEPAGHSVIEAGDGAQGLAKAQAGKLDLVITDLNMPVMNGLELIRALRKLPSAVGMPIVFLTTESNDSVKQEAKSAGATGWITKPFKPEQLLAVVGKLVRA; translated from the coding sequence ATGGCCACGATTCTCACGGTCGACGATTCCCCCAGCATCCGGCAGATGATCAAGGTCGTGCTCGAGCCGGCCGGTCACAGCGTGATCGAGGCCGGTGACGGCGCGCAAGGGCTCGCCAAGGCCCAGGCCGGCAAGCTCGACCTCGTCATCACCGATCTCAACATGCCGGTCATGAACGGGCTGGAGCTGATCCGGGCGCTGCGCAAGCTGCCGAGCGCGGTCGGCATGCCCATCGTGTTCCTGACTACCGAATCCAACGATTCGGTGAAGCAGGAAGCCAAGAGCGCCGGCGCCACCGGCTGGATCACCAAGCCGTTCAAGCCGGAGCAGTTGCTCGCCGTCGTCGGCAAGCTGGTGCGCGCATGA
- a CDS encoding chemotaxis protein CheA, with protein MSAMDPTEVFRQEASELFEVLEGALLDLGQRPDDRELVDSAFRALHTIKGSGAMFGFDKVASFTHEFETAFDRVRKGEIKPTQELISVALAAKDYIRTLIEDPQSTDDIIGEAILDDLRRFVSADQPAAPVVAIAEAPPLASAESKQAGWHLYLEFESHILRNGSNPLDLLEDLCKLGPCFVVPVTDGIPFLDEMEPEDCYLKWDVKLHAACDKDAIDDVFMFVQDEMKLTLSPLAQIEAPAPAPLFLLLDEEPVPMAEMAAPVVEIAAAPIAEQPVAKAEPKPEAKPEPKAEAKREERGIATVRVQAERLDELMDRVGELVIAQARLSQLAASGSDLSIKMIAEEIERLASSLRDTTMGARMVPIGSLFGRFRRLVHDLSRDLSKPVEFVTTGEDTELDKTMIECLADPLVHLIRNAIDHGIEDNATRAANGKTEQGRIELAAVHSGAQVLVTVKDNGGGLNTARIRAKAEEQGLIAAGAVLTDHEIHQFLFHPGFSTAQTISALSGRGVGMDVVKRTIENMRGSIDLSTRPGQGTTVTLRLPLTLAIIEGLLIRVGEGRYIIPLSAVEECVELTAEDERSRGRNFLNVRGNLVPFLRLRELLTASGSPDKHQKTIIISTGETRVGLVADQIIGNHQTVIKSLSKLHSDVTIFSGATILGDGTAALILDVAQLVTLAQSKVEKQHISEAA; from the coding sequence ATGAGCGCGATGGACCCGACCGAGGTCTTCCGCCAGGAAGCCAGCGAGCTGTTCGAGGTCCTGGAAGGGGCTCTGCTCGATCTCGGCCAGCGTCCCGACGACCGCGAATTGGTCGATTCCGCCTTCCGCGCCCTGCATACGATCAAGGGTTCGGGAGCCATGTTCGGCTTCGACAAGGTCGCCTCCTTCACCCACGAATTCGAGACCGCGTTCGATCGCGTCCGCAAGGGCGAGATCAAGCCGACCCAGGAGCTGATCTCGGTCGCCCTTGCTGCCAAGGATTACATCCGCACCCTGATCGAGGATCCCCAGTCGACCGACGATATCATCGGCGAAGCCATCCTCGACGACCTCAGGCGCTTCGTCTCGGCGGATCAGCCCGCAGCTCCGGTCGTCGCGATCGCGGAAGCGCCGCCGCTGGCGTCAGCTGAGAGCAAGCAGGCCGGCTGGCATCTTTATCTCGAATTCGAATCCCACATCCTGCGCAACGGCTCCAACCCGCTCGACCTGCTGGAGGATCTCTGCAAGCTCGGCCCCTGCTTCGTCGTGCCGGTCACCGATGGCATCCCGTTCCTCGACGAGATGGAGCCGGAAGACTGCTATCTGAAGTGGGACGTCAAGCTGCACGCGGCCTGCGACAAGGATGCGATCGACGACGTCTTCATGTTCGTCCAGGACGAGATGAAGCTGACGCTCTCGCCGCTCGCGCAGATCGAAGCGCCGGCCCCGGCGCCATTGTTCCTGCTCCTCGACGAGGAGCCGGTGCCCATGGCCGAGATGGCTGCGCCGGTGGTCGAGATTGCTGCCGCCCCGATTGCGGAGCAGCCTGTCGCAAAAGCTGAGCCGAAGCCCGAAGCCAAGCCGGAGCCGAAGGCCGAGGCCAAGCGCGAAGAGCGCGGCATCGCCACCGTTCGCGTCCAGGCCGAGCGCCTCGACGAGCTGATGGACCGGGTCGGCGAGCTCGTCATTGCCCAGGCGCGGCTCAGCCAGCTCGCCGCCTCCGGCTCCGATCTCTCGATCAAGATGATCGCCGAGGAGATCGAGCGTCTCGCGTCCTCCTTGCGCGACACCACGATGGGCGCCCGCATGGTGCCGATCGGCTCGCTGTTCGGCCGCTTCCGCCGCCTGGTGCACGATCTGTCGCGCGATCTGTCGAAGCCCGTCGAATTCGTCACGACGGGCGAAGACACCGAGCTCGACAAGACCATGATCGAGTGCCTGGCCGATCCGCTGGTGCACCTGATCCGCAACGCCATCGACCACGGCATCGAGGACAACGCAACCCGCGCTGCCAACGGCAAGACCGAGCAGGGCCGGATCGAGCTCGCTGCCGTTCATTCCGGCGCGCAGGTGCTCGTCACGGTGAAGGACAATGGCGGCGGCCTCAACACCGCGCGCATCCGTGCCAAGGCGGAAGAGCAGGGCCTGATCGCCGCCGGCGCCGTGCTCACCGACCACGAGATCCACCAGTTCCTGTTCCATCCGGGCTTCTCGACCGCGCAGACCATCTCGGCGCTGTCGGGCCGCGGCGTCGGCATGGACGTGGTCAAGCGCACCATCGAGAACATGCGCGGCTCGATCGACCTGTCGACCAGGCCGGGCCAGGGCACCACGGTGACGCTGCGCCTGCCGTTGACGCTCGCGATCATCGAAGGTCTCCTGATCCGCGTCGGCGAAGGCCGCTACATCATTCCGCTGTCGGCGGTGGAGGAATGCGTCGAGCTGACGGCCGAGGACGAGCGTTCGCGCGGCCGCAACTTCCTCAACGTGCGCGGCAACCTCGTGCCGTTCCTGCGCCTCCGCGAGCTTCTGACGGCCTCAGGCTCGCCGGACAAGCACCAGAAGACGATCATCATCTCGACCGGCGAGACCCGTGTCGGCCTCGTCGCCGACCAGATCATCGGCAACCACCAGACCGTGATCAAGTCGCTCTCCAAGCTGCATTCCGACGTCACGATCTTCTCCGGCGCGACGATTCTCGGTGACGGCACGGCGGCGCTGATCCTCGACGTCGCCCAGCTCGTCACGCTGGCGCAGTCGAAGGTCGAGAAGCAGCACATCAGCGAGGCGGCGTGA
- a CDS encoding chemotaxis protein CheW → MNDSLAGEHQTGAMQVVMIGLGEEKFALDAGLVREIIDPVPVTKVAGARAFVPSVINVRGNVIPLADLRLRFGMSQLDNSADTRIVVIELELDGEPVLVGVTADKVYEVTEISQTDVQQTPRVGMHWKPEFIRFIAKWREEFVIVPNMERILN, encoded by the coding sequence ATGAACGATAGCTTGGCCGGAGAGCATCAGACGGGTGCGATGCAGGTCGTGATGATCGGGCTCGGCGAGGAGAAGTTCGCGCTCGACGCCGGCCTCGTGCGCGAGATCATCGATCCCGTGCCCGTGACCAAGGTCGCCGGCGCCCGGGCCTTCGTTCCCAGCGTGATCAACGTGCGCGGCAACGTCATTCCGCTCGCCGATCTGCGCCTCCGCTTCGGCATGTCGCAGCTCGACAATTCGGCCGACACGCGCATCGTCGTGATCGAGCTCGAGCTCGACGGCGAGCCTGTTCTGGTCGGCGTGACCGCAGACAAGGTCTACGAGGTCACGGAGATATCGCAGACCGACGTGCAGCAGACGCCGCGCGTCGGCATGCATTGGAAGCCGGAGTTCATTCGCTTCATCGCCAAATGGCGTGAAGAGTTTGTCATCGTTCCCAACATGGAACGCATCCTGAATTGA